From Bacteroidia bacterium, the proteins below share one genomic window:
- the dnaJ gene encoding molecular chaperone DnaJ: MATKRDYYDVLGVSKSAGADEIKKAYRKLAIKYHPDKNPDDKEAEAKFKEAAEAYEVLSNAEKRQRYDQFGHQGVGGAGGFSGHGMSMDDIFSQFGDVFGDSFGSFFGGGGGRGGRTRHVTGSNIRIKLKVTLEEIKKGVDKKIKYKKWVVAAGLNFKQCSTCHGRGSVTRVTNTFLGQMQTSSTCPTCGGTGQVVGEIPKGANSQGLIHESTETTLRIPAGVMDGMQLSVNGKGNEVAGGYPGDLIIAIEEVPHEFLVREENNVLYDLHISIPEAVLGCTAEVPTIEGKARINIEQGTQSGKILKLRGKGLPDINGYNTGDELIRVNVFIPSKISKEEEALMKKLAESQSFTPDSADKKGKSSFFNRIFN; encoded by the coding sequence ATGGCAACAAAAAGAGATTATTATGATGTATTAGGGGTTTCTAAATCTGCCGGTGCGGATGAAATTAAAAAAGCATACCGCAAACTAGCTATTAAGTATCACCCTGACAAGAATCCTGATGACAAAGAAGCTGAGGCTAAATTTAAAGAAGCCGCTGAAGCGTATGAGGTGCTTAGTAATGCAGAGAAAAGACAACGCTATGACCAATTTGGACATCAAGGCGTGGGAGGTGCCGGTGGATTTTCCGGGCATGGCATGAGTATGGATGACATTTTCTCTCAATTTGGCGATGTATTCGGAGACTCTTTTGGCAGTTTCTTTGGTGGAGGAGGTGGTAGAGGCGGCAGAACCAGACATGTTACCGGCTCTAATATTAGAATTAAACTCAAAGTTACGCTTGAAGAAATTAAGAAAGGGGTTGACAAAAAAATTAAATATAAGAAATGGGTTGTTGCAGCTGGTCTCAATTTTAAACAGTGTTCAACTTGCCATGGTCGAGGTTCGGTAACCAGAGTAACCAATACGTTTCTTGGTCAAATGCAAACAAGTTCTACTTGTCCTACTTGTGGAGGAACCGGTCAAGTTGTTGGCGAAATTCCCAAAGGTGCTAACTCGCAAGGGCTTATTCATGAAAGTACAGAAACTACGCTTAGGATTCCCGCAGGTGTGATGGATGGTATGCAGTTGTCTGTTAATGGCAAGGGCAATGAAGTTGCGGGAGGGTATCCGGGTGATCTAATTATTGCAATTGAAGAAGTGCCCCATGAGTTTTTAGTTAGAGAAGAAAACAATGTGTTGTATGACTTACATATTAGTATTCCTGAAGCAGTCTTAGGTTGTACAGCAGAAGTTCCTACGATTGAAGGGAAAGCCCGTATTAATATTGAGCAGGGTACTCAAAGCGGTAAGATTCTTAAACTGAGAGGAAAGGGGTTGCCTGATATAAATGGATACAATACAGGTGATGAATTGATTAGAGTCAATGTGTTTATTCCGTCTAAGATTAGTAAGGAAGAGGAAGCACTGATGAAAAAACTGGCTGAGTCGCAGAGTTTTACACCTGACTCTGCTGATAAAAAAGGAAAGTCATCCTTTTTTAACAGAATATTTAATTAA
- a CDS encoding DUF4290 domain-containing protein, whose amino-acid sequence MERDKSLVYNTELKNMTISEYGRIVHDYVDLICNEPDRSKRTRMANGLILVMENLNPQVKDQEDYKHKLWDHLHIISNYKLDVDSPFPAPSQESYSMHPDPISYPTMPIRFRFYGRNLQYMVAKAAEVQDAAIQRDFLGILASFMKNSSRNWNNEDLTNEMITNHLKTMSGGKIDTDFDTLEIRTDNSFVKRNNGFKPNQNRGFSKKNKNKRNRSRYR is encoded by the coding sequence ATGGAAAGAGATAAATCTTTAGTATATAATACGGAACTTAAAAATATGACTATCTCTGAGTATGGTCGTATTGTGCATGATTATGTTGATTTAATATGCAATGAACCGGATAGGTCTAAACGAACTAGAATGGCAAACGGGCTAATACTGGTAATGGAAAATCTAAATCCACAAGTAAAAGACCAAGAAGATTACAAGCATAAATTATGGGATCATTTGCATATTATTTCTAATTATAAACTTGATGTAGATAGTCCTTTCCCTGCTCCAAGCCAGGAGAGTTATTCAATGCACCCGGACCCCATTTCTTACCCCACTATGCCTATTAGATTTAGGTTCTATGGGCGAAATTTGCAATACATGGTTGCAAAAGCAGCAGAAGTACAAGACGCAGCAATACAAAGAGATTTCTTAGGTATTTTAGCATCCTTTATGAAAAATTCCTCGCGAAATTGGAATAATGAAGATTTGACAAATGAAATGATTACAAACCATTTGAAAACAATGTCAGGAGGGAAGATCGATACAGACTTTGATACACTTGAAATAAGAACCGATAATTCATTTGTAAAGAGAAATAATGGATTTAAACCGAATCAGAACAGAGGATTTTCGAAAAAGAATAAAAACAAACGCAACAGAAGTCGATATAGATAA
- a CDS encoding nucleotide exchange factor GrpE, with the protein MTKSDKHHKEHKEEVVEQTEEVAAESSEKQLQDELAKIKEQLKEQEDKYLRLYAEFDNFRRRNAKERLELIQNASEDTLLALLPVLDDFDRSLKASNENMEGLKEGIELVYRKFNTTLESIGLKKMDSLGKEFNHDFQEAITQLPVENKKMKGKVIDVIQEGYSLNDKIIRFAKVVIGA; encoded by the coding sequence ATGACAAAATCAGACAAGCATCATAAAGAGCACAAGGAAGAAGTAGTAGAACAAACTGAAGAGGTTGCTGCAGAAAGTTCTGAAAAGCAACTTCAGGATGAATTAGCTAAAATCAAAGAACAGCTTAAAGAACAAGAAGATAAGTATCTGCGACTCTATGCCGAGTTTGATAATTTTAGAAGACGCAATGCGAAGGAAAGATTAGAATTAATTCAAAATGCATCTGAAGACACTTTGTTGGCTTTGCTACCTGTCTTAGATGATTTTGATAGATCGTTAAAAGCCTCCAATGAAAATATGGAAGGACTAAAGGAAGGTATAGAGCTAGTTTATCGCAAGTTTAATACTACGTTAGAGTCTATTGGTTTAAAAAAGATGGACTCTTTAGGTAAGGAGTTTAACCATGATTTTCAAGAAGCAATCACACAACTACCTGTAGAAAATAAAAAAATGAAAGGGAAAGTAATTGATGTAATTCAAGAGGGTTATAGTCTAAATGACAAAATCATTCGTTTTGCAAAGGTTGTAATTGGTGCATAA
- the murA gene encoding UDP-N-acetylglucosamine 1-carboxyvinyltransferase: MGIFKITGGKKLKGEIQPQGAKNEALQILCAVLLTKEEVIIDNIPQIRDVIKLIELLELLGVKVKQISTHKYSFKADKVDIDFLSSQEFKKLGAALRGSIMIVGPLLGRYGKGYIPSPGGDKIGRRRLDTHFVGLQGLGGKFEYDKENNFYKITSKGRLKGTYLHLDEASVTGTANIVMAAALAKGETTIYNAACEPYIQQLCLLINNMGGKISGIGSNKLIIQGVEKLSGAKHKILPDMIEIGSFIGLAAMTESEITIKNCRIDQLGIIPDTFKRLGVKMEFRGDDIFIPRQKHYEIDTFIDGSILTIADAIWPGFTPDLISIALVTAIQAKGNVLIHQKMFESRLFFVDNLIDMGAQIILCDPHRATVMGLDRRVKLRGITMTSPDIRAGVALLIAAMAADGVSYIKNIEQIDRGYQFIDTRLNAIGAKIERID, from the coding sequence ATGGGAATATTTAAAATAACAGGAGGAAAGAAGTTAAAGGGAGAAATTCAACCTCAAGGGGCTAAGAATGAAGCTTTGCAAATTCTTTGTGCTGTTTTACTGACCAAAGAAGAAGTTATAATTGATAATATTCCACAGATTCGAGATGTGATTAAGTTGATTGAATTGTTGGAATTGTTGGGTGTCAAAGTGAAACAAATTTCAACACACAAATACTCATTCAAAGCAGATAAGGTTGACATTGATTTTCTGTCAAGTCAGGAATTCAAAAAACTGGGTGCTGCTTTGAGAGGTTCCATCATGATAGTAGGTCCTTTGTTAGGAAGGTATGGCAAAGGTTATATTCCTTCTCCCGGAGGTGATAAAATCGGCAGACGTAGATTAGATACACATTTTGTCGGGCTTCAAGGGTTAGGAGGTAAATTTGAATATGACAAAGAGAATAATTTCTATAAAATAACATCTAAAGGCAGGCTCAAGGGCACTTATCTGCATTTGGATGAAGCCTCTGTTACCGGTACTGCCAACATTGTGATGGCAGCAGCTCTTGCAAAAGGAGAAACAACTATTTATAATGCGGCATGCGAACCCTATATTCAACAACTTTGTTTGCTTATTAACAATATGGGAGGTAAGATTTCCGGCATCGGTTCCAACAAATTAATCATACAAGGAGTAGAAAAGCTCAGTGGCGCAAAACATAAGATTTTACCTGATATGATTGAAATTGGTAGTTTCATTGGTTTGGCTGCAATGACTGAATCTGAAATTACCATCAAAAATTGTAGAATTGACCAGTTGGGAATTATACCTGATACATTTAAGAGGCTGGGCGTAAAAATGGAGTTTAGAGGTGATGATATTTTTATTCCAAGACAGAAGCATTATGAGATTGACACTTTTATTGATGGCTCAATCTTGACCATTGCTGATGCAATATGGCCCGGATTTACACCTGACTTAATTTCAATTGCGCTTGTTACGGCAATTCAGGCTAAAGGTAATGTGTTGATTCACCAAAAAATGTTTGAAAGCAGGTTGTTTTTTGTAGATAATCTAATTGATATGGGGGCTCAAATCATTCTTTGTGATCCACATAGAGCCACCGTAATGGGCTTAGATAGAAGAGTAAAGTTAAGAGGCATTACAATGACTTCGCCCGATATTAGAGCCGGTGTTGCTTTATTAATTGCTGCAATGGCTGCTGATGGTGTAAGTTATATTAAAAATATAGAACAGATTGACAGAGGGTATCAGTTTATAGATACAAGATTGAATGCAATCGGTGCCAAAATCGAAAGGATAGACTAA
- the porV gene encoding type IX secretion system outer membrane channel protein PorV yields MLINKKNSIGFIVLFTFTLCNSIVHGQVTKNQLAGQQNVITTAVPFLTITPDSRSGAMGDAGVAISPDANSIHWNASKLAFVEKPIGFGISYAPWLRHIVPDVQLSYLSGFSRINQNSTVGGSFRYFSLGNINFTDITGNPMGSFEPNEFAIDGFYATKLSDKMSLAVTLRFIYSNLVGTRTGSGTSASPGIAGSGDVSWYYKDKLKKSKTPTEYAFGVAITNLGSKITYTNAQEADFIPMNLRLGTAWTFNIDEFNSFMATCDFNKLLVPTPNYRSPTNPDSIIGRDPRVPVLQGAFQSFFDAPGGFKEELNEITISLGAEYWYAKTFALRMGYFHEANTKGQRKYISFGMGLRYNVIGIDAAYLAPFQRSHPLQNQLRFSLLLDMEAFSKGANAKTSK; encoded by the coding sequence ATGTTAATCAATAAAAAGAATAGTATAGGTTTCATAGTTCTATTTACGTTTACTCTTTGTAATTCAATTGTTCATGGACAAGTAACCAAAAATCAATTAGCCGGTCAACAAAACGTAATCACAACCGCAGTACCTTTCTTAACTATTACACCCGATAGCCGTTCAGGTGCAATGGGAGATGCAGGCGTTGCAATCAGTCCTGACGCGAATTCAATCCATTGGAACGCATCGAAATTGGCTTTTGTTGAAAAACCTATTGGTTTTGGTATATCCTATGCTCCTTGGCTTAGACATATAGTTCCTGACGTGCAACTTTCATACTTATCAGGTTTTTCGAGGATTAATCAAAATAGTACTGTTGGAGGCTCTTTCAGATACTTTTCCTTAGGTAATATTAATTTTACAGATATTACGGGTAATCCAATGGGTAGTTTTGAACCCAATGAGTTTGCTATTGATGGTTTCTATGCCACAAAATTGTCAGATAAAATGTCATTGGCGGTAACGCTGAGGTTTATATATTCAAATTTAGTAGGTACAAGAACCGGAAGTGGAACATCTGCAAGCCCTGGAATTGCCGGCTCCGGTGATGTTTCTTGGTATTATAAAGATAAACTTAAAAAATCCAAAACACCGACAGAATACGCTTTTGGGGTAGCAATTACTAACTTGGGTTCCAAAATTACTTATACCAATGCACAAGAAGCTGACTTTATCCCAATGAATTTAAGACTTGGTACAGCATGGACATTTAATATTGACGAGTTTAACTCATTTATGGCAACTTGTGATTTTAATAAATTGTTAGTGCCGACCCCAAATTACAGAAGCCCCACTAATCCGGATTCAATCATAGGAAGAGATCCGAGAGTGCCAGTTTTGCAAGGCGCTTTTCAATCATTTTTTGATGCACCCGGTGGATTTAAAGAGGAATTAAATGAGATTACTATCAGCTTAGGTGCAGAGTATTGGTATGCAAAGACTTTTGCATTACGAATGGGATATTTTCATGAAGCAAATACAAAAGGACAGAGAAAATACATTTCATTTGGAATGGGTTTGCGATATAATGTGATTGGAATCGATGCTGCTTATTTGGCTCCATTTCAACGTTCTCATCCGTTGCAGAACCAGTTACGATTTTCTTTGCTTCTTGATATGGAAGCGTTCTCTAAAGGAGCAAATGCGAAGACCTCCAAATAA